DNA sequence from the Nicotiana tomentosiformis chromosome 3, ASM39032v3, whole genome shotgun sequence genome:
GTTTTTACGCATCAAGAAAGTAGTAACACTGCAACATCACTTATCTAAAATGCTGGATCTTTGCAtagtttgattttggttttactGTTTTAATGCATTCAGTTAACCTTATCTTCATAATTGTGATACACAACTGTGTCTATCTATATTATGTGATGCTGGTGTATACGACATGAATTCTCTTCTCTCTCCATCACCTTTGTGGTGCTTCACTAGTATGCTATATTAGTGCCCGTTACATTCTGGAGGAACTAACAAACAGTTCGTTTTTTCACAAGGTAGTACTTCTAATGATACTTGTTATTAGGGGCTGGGAGGTTCATCAGTTGTTTCCGTGGATCTGCCAAAAGACGCTGAGTTACCAGGACCTTTTTGTGAAATAAGAGTAATTTTTGTTCATTGTCTGCATGCTTCTGATTATGAGGATTTGGTCGGTCAACATTACTTTTAATGTACTTCAATCAATCGTTAGAGAGCATAATGACTTATTTAAAACTCCAGTTGAcatgtttttgttgttttagACTGGAGTTGAATAGTTGCCTGAGATGATCTGTATTTGAATTAATTAGCCACGTTTATTGAATCTTCAACCCAAGCGCATGAATTACTTACTGTCACTGAAGAAAAGTGTGGTTCAAAATCATGGCATCATATTGATCAAGAAAAAGAACCTTAGTCTGCATTTTGGAAATAAACCGTGCCAAATTTTTACACCTAAGTAACTAATATAATAATTTGTTTATGACTCAATTGCTCCTTGTTTTTGTACCACCAGTGATGATGAACCGTTGGCCTTCAAGAACATGCACGAATTTTCTGCGACGGATGGCTTTGTAGAGATAACTGAATCCTTGGCAGACATGATAAAGTTCATCGCAAATGAGCCCTCCATGGGTCTTTTCTACATTCAACATCATACTCAGAGTGCAGCTCCCAACCTTATCAATCTCAAGAACAATATTCAGGAAAAATCTCGTGATGTGACTTTGCACGCGGAAGATTCAGAGGATTCTATCACCATGATCAGGTCGATGAAAGATTGTGGTGCCCCAATTGCTAATGAGATGATTAAAGATCTGAGACATTCTCTAGCTGTTGTGTCGAAGAATAAGCAATTGAGAAAAGGGTTAATAAGGCAGTCCAGGTCAACTTTTCAGTTAGGGCGAACTAGTTCTTGGAGTCCTGCCACTTGGGGTCGAAGTACAGTTCCAGAATTGGATGGTGAGAGTGGTTATCTCTCAAATATTTTCAGGTCAGAGGCGGATCTAGAGTTTAAGGTTCTTATCACCAAGTCCATTACACTTTTAAACTAATGGGttgaaaatttaatatttgttgaaattttaataatttttcacatatATATCTATACTATGTGTCAGAACCCAGTGAAATGAGCTTCATTGACTTCTCTTTCAGGTCAACGAAAGAAAAAGCTAATAGCTTCAAGTGGTCTCAATTAGAGTCCAAAGAATCTGATGTAACCTATACTGATGATGCACTATCAGCTGTAGCGGCCGGATCTTTGTTCTCAGTTTCAGAGGCGAATGATGAAGAGTTGCCATTATCAAGTCCAACTAATTATGAGCTACAAGTGATGCAGGTGAATATAAGCATGTCCAATGATCAACTGCTCTCTTCATCAGAAAAGTATGAAGAAGTTATGGCTGATAAAGAAGCACAATTGGAGGAGTGGTTGGGAGGGATTGGCAATAGTAATACTGGTCCCGGAGAAAATAAGCTTGGTCGTATCATTAGGGAGAGCTCTCACTAGGGAGAGCTTTGCTCGTATCATTATTCATTATCTTTGTACTAAAAGAATAAATGTTATAGAGAGATTTTAATAGTAAGGAAACAGAAATGAAAGACTCGAGCTTGATGGTCTCGAGATTTGATCCTGCTTATCAAGTAAATTTAAATGTGCATAAATATTACTCCCTATGCTAAATTTATGTAATGCAGTTAGGAATTCGAGAGTTAAACAAGTTTTTTTTTGACCACGATTTTCGCATATacttattaaatattttgaattgttaagtATCATaacttatagtactttttatgTCGTTTTCAAACATGTAAATTTTGTTTCAAAATATTTAGGGATTCTATGGCTGAATTCACGGTTACAATTAAGAAGTTTGATTTTCGAAATTTGAGTTACATCATATAAATTGGAACGAATTGAATGAGCAAGAGTTCCTTTTGTATTGAGGATTGTTATCTCTTGAAATTTCATCTTAGGTACAAATGAGAAATCCAACCTAGATTGCATGTTCTCTACTAAAATCAAAATGGCATCGCATCCAATTGGAGTTGCTAAACTATCTTTTTCTTAGTACTCACATTGTTGTTCAACTAAATAGAATTCGTGGCCTATAATACCCACTAAAAGAGAAGTTTTTCCTACTAGAATTATAAGTGAATAATCTTAGAAACCAGTTTGTTTCAAATTAATCTTAGTGtgtcattttttatttaattgataTTCTTGGGGTTTCACTGCAAACTATGgaaagaaaaatgagagaaagTTTCCTTTTATGGCTTTCATTTGCTTGGATAAGAAAGTACAAGGGCGTGAATTATCGGTGTTAGGGACTGTTTTCTTCACTCAAATCCTAACCATTATTTATTTTCCACTATAAATATTCAGAAAACATATCTTTTCTACACCATAATGGGAATTTATCAATATTAATTAATAGATTTTACAAAAATATAGTAGAGTTCAAATAAATAATTACCTAATGGATGAATTAGCACCTTTTATGGGTAGAGTACTAGTCAACAATGATATTCCTGACACATCGAATAAAAAAAAGTAGAATAATGcatgaaaaatatttaaaagaaacAACATATGTTGAATACATAGACGACCCTTAAATTTATCAAAAAACTTTTATTTAGACATTCTGACTCATGCCATAACTTATTAGCCGCAAGATCTCTGCTCAAAAGGGAAGAGGCGCAAACATAACTAGAAGCTCACGAAACGAAAAACAGTAAAGACACAAATGTAAACTAGTCAAGGGAGTGATCAAGATCCCCTTCAAAGGCCCATGGAGTCTCATTCCGAATCTCTGCCTCTTCCTCAAGGGTGAAGTCACTAGTGATATTGAAAATCTTCCGAACAACTTCAGGCGTCTTTTTCTTAATCCTGTTAGCCACCGCCTCAGCGCACAACTCAAGCAAACTGTTGATGTCAAGGAAATTTGCAGCTTCTAAGATTTTAAAGATGGTTTTGAAGCCAATGTTCACAAATTCCTTGTCGAAGTTCTCGATTTCTTCTTCATTTGAAGAAGTCGAGGAGTGCATCTTCAAGTAATCGATGATCTTGATCAGGGTTTCTGTGTCGACGTTGCTCAGCGGGACGACACTAGAGGAGCATCCATCTTCGACCATGTTCTTGATTGTTACAGACTGAATGGCAATGGATTCTTCTAACTCAAACTCATCACCATCTTCTGACTTCAGAGTCAAAAACTTTTTCTCTGTGGTCGATGATGCTGCCTCTGCCATTGTTTAAATTTTGGGTCCACAGTTAAGTGCTTGTTCTACCATTCAATTATAAATAAATCAGATGGGTAGGTTCTAATAAATGATTTTAAATACCAAATCAGATTATTATATATCGAATCTAGTTATTATCTCTTGATTTTGAAGGTTATTTAATTCAACTTTAAAGAATCAAATTATTTCCTAAGTTTCATTTTGTGGACAATCTAGCTTTAAATaagatttgtttttttaaaaatacttatCAGTAGCTTCAAATCTAGTTTTATATCATATGAATATGACTTTATAGtagattattattttttatatatattttaatccGAACTTTGTGATGGGTTCTAATGAGTGAAATTATATGATTTTTGACTAAAGAGGACCGTTGACTTGGATATTATCtcttgatattttaattttaGCTATTCAACAAAGAAATTACTTCCTAAATACTAGTTCTTATGATAGTGCTTACCTGGATACCGCGTTTAAATATTGTTAGAAGACTGAATTTGCTTGTTACCCTTTATATTTATAAGCAATTTTTTAATAAGGAAAATTAACTTGTGTTGTATATTAATTATCAATGTGGAAGAAAATATTATAGCAATTATAAAGTTTGTTTCATACTGTAAACATTATAGTCTTTTCGCTTGAAGGTGTTTGATTGGATACGAAGATTAAAAAAGAAAACAATTATTGGGATGTATGAAAGGTATCTGCCAAACACACAAGCACACAATGGCCGAGTGTGGAAGGAAAAGTCTTGTCTTCTTCAATTGATTAACAAGAATATATATACAAGTCAAGTAATAAACCTTAGTCCTAACAAATATGAAAAACTAGTCCTAAGAAATATGGAAAAGAAAAACTCTCCTAGTCCTAAACATACAATATATTTACTATCCATATATGCCCATACACACATGCTTtaatatcccccccccccccccaagttggCACATTCGGATTATAAATTCTCAACTTGTACAAGAGAGTAACATATTGAGATTTTCCTAATGCCTTCGTAAAGATATCTGTTAATTGCTCATGTGAAGGAACAAAGCTAGTACAGATATTCCCATTGTCAATCTCGTCACGAATAAAATGACAATCTACTTCAATGTGTTTGGTTCTTTCATGAAAGACTGGATTCTTTGCTATGTGCAATGCTGCTTGACTCGCATAATAAAGATGAACAAAGGAAGTGTAAGTCACTCCCAAACTAGACAAAATTTCCTTCAACCATTTCATCTCACAGATTGTCATTGAAATAGAATGATATTCAACTTCTGCAGATGATCGAGAGACGACATATTGCTTCTTAGTCTTCCAAGATATGGGTGAGTCACCCAACAAGATAAACCAACCTGTGAGTGAGTGTCGAGTCAAGGGACAACCAGCCCAATCGGAGTCACACCACCCATTGAGACATAGATCATATTTACTTTTTAACAAAATACGGTGTCTTAGATTCCTTTTCAAGTAGCGAACAACCTGTAAAGTTGCATCCCAATGCTCCTCTTTTGGTTGCTGCATGAACTGAGATAAAATATGAACAATGTAGGATAGTTCCGACCGAGTGAAACATAGATAAATAAGTCGCTCTATCAAACGACGATAATGCTCAAGGTCATCAACAACCCGTCCACCGACAATACCGGCTGATGATTCTGTTCCAAGGACATTTCCACAGGTTTAGAACCTAATAACCTAACCTCTGAGATAATATCCCAGGCATATTTTCGTTGGCTCAAGAAGATGCCTTCAGAAATTTTGGATACTTCCACTCccaaaaaatatttcaatctACCCAAATCCTTCATTTGAAAGCATTTGGCATGATAGGTTTTGAACTCGCGGATAGCCTCGGGCTCATTGTTAGAGATAATcagatcatcaacatacacaagGAGATTTACTCGAACTTTACCCTTTTTCAAAGTAAAAACAGAGTTATCAGAGTATGAATTCTTGAACCTGTAGTCCTCCAAGGCATCCGACAACTTACCAAACTAACACCTCGACGTTTTCTTTAAGCCTTTAACCTATAAAATGACTTTTGAAATCTGCACACTTTTCATAGACTTGCAACTCGAAACCCATGAGGCAATTTCATGTACAATTCCTCCTAAAAATCCCCATGCAGGAAGGCATTATGTACATTCATTTGATGTAACTCCCAATTCTTTGCAATTGGTACAACCAAAAATGTGGGGCAGTCAGTATCTTTGCCACTGGGAAAAATATTTCATTATAGTCGATCCCCTCTACTTGATGATTCCCGGGAATAACTAGTCGGGCCTTGTGTTGCTCAGTTGTTCCATTAGAGTTGTAGTCTATCTTGTAAACTCACCTGCAACCGATAGCCTTTTTGTTGGAAGGCAGATTCTCTATTACCCATGTTACATTATTCTCCAGTGCCTGTATTTCTAATCTCATTGCTTCTTTCCACTTGCCCTCTTTCTCGGCCTCAGACAAATGATCTGGTTCATGTGGTGTAGTGATTGCTACAAGAAAAGCACTTGTTGTTCAAAGAATTTATCGCAATTCACATGTTGTGTTAAAGGATAAGGCGTACCTGAGTGATGCTGTGAAGTGGATGGAGGATAAGATAGGCTCAATTTCTAGACAACATTAGTAACATAATAACAAACAGATCAGTGTGTATTTTTGGTGGTCTCAGCATCCAAACTGCTTCTTCTCTATTATTTCATCTTCCTTAGTTTCTCTCCTACCTCCTGGTGAATATTTTCCTCTATCCCGGCCTCGCGGTGATCCTCCACATCAAGATCGTCTTCACGAGCTTGGACTGAGTCACTGCCCCCTCGCTTC
Encoded proteins:
- the LOC104117734 gene encoding uncharacterized protein is translated as MFNDDEPLAFKNMHEFSATDGFVEITESLADMIKFIANEPSMGLFYIQHHTQSAAPNLINLKNNIQEKSRDVTLHAEDSEDSITMIRSMKDCGAPIANEMIKDLRHSLAVVSKNKQLRKGLIRQSRSTFQLGRTSSWSPATWGRSTVPELDGESGYLSNIFRSTKEKANSFKWSQLESKESDVTYTDDALSAVAAGSLFSVSEANDEELPLSSPTNYELQVMQVNISMSNDQLLSSSEKYEEVMADKEAQLEEWLGGIGNSNTGPGENKLGRIIRESSH
- the LOC104117752 gene encoding SKP1-like protein 11, producing the protein MAEAASSTTEKKFLTLKSEDGDEFELEESIAIQSVTIKNMVEDGCSSSVVPLSNVDTETLIKIIDYLKMHSSTSSNEEEIENFDKEFVNIGFKTIFKILEAANFLDINSLLELCAEAVANRIKKKTPEVVRKIFNITSDFTLEEEAEIRNETPWAFEGDLDHSLD